In Etheostoma cragini isolate CJK2018 chromosome 15, CSU_Ecrag_1.0, whole genome shotgun sequence, the DNA window ATTACAgcttattattttaaatcaactgAAGTCCTTTGATCTGAAGGGGAATTGCTGGCGTGCCTCAAATGCAAATGGATGGAGTGGAATGGCAACATGCTCTTGGTACGATTTGACACTGAAAAACAACTGCTGGGCCTTCTGACAAGCTTCTTTTGTGCCCCCTCTCACTCAGCATGGATCGCCGCCAAGCCCACTCTCAGCTCCCTTTAAATGCCCTCTTGTTCTCCTTTCTCACCCCTTTACTGTACTTACACAAGTGTGTTTGATCTGCAGCACCACCTAGGATAACCAGAATTACATTCATCAGCAGTGAAGCCTTATCTAAACACACAATGCTTCACATTAACTCTCTTagctttcattttattcttttgttccCTGactcctttctccttctccctctttctgtctctccctttaGTCTTGGCATAACCAGCAGGATCAGATGACACAGGCAGACTCCTCACTGGCCGCAGCATTGTGTAACACCAGCCAGTGCTGTTCTGGACTGTCGGGGAGACGTCCTGTCCTGTACTGGATTTGCACAAACAGCcaagataaaaaatgtgtgcGCTTTGATAAATATTAAGACAAGAACGATAATTTGGGCCAAATCCGAATagactaaaaaaactaaaaatgaaactacaatagggtgtgtctctctctctctctctctctctcattggccCCATCTGTGAATAGGCCTAAGCATCCGGGCAAAGTGTTTCATGGTCAGAGGAGGTGTAGAGGGATAAGTGTGCAAGATGGACAGTGAGGGTGGTGGGCTGAGAAGCGGTGAGAGTGTAAAGCAGATGTTTGAACCTGACAGGGGGAGTAAAATGAAGAATAAGTGAAAGTGGTGGTGAGAGAGTAGGCTGATTCACAGATGAGAGATGCCCGAATGTTTAGGCGAACCTACAGAAACTTCTGCTGTTATTTCACATACTTGATGGTAAAATTAAGTGTTGCTCCGAAATtaagtaaaaatgcaaatgaaggCTGCACAGAAACTGAACTATGTTATTCCAGACATGCAATTAAGATTTGTTTCCTATCATTCTATGAAAATGGAATTGAGAGTTGGAAAGTGGCACCCATTACTGTTGTatagaatttgaaaaaagaaagaagtgaagCACAAAGAGCCACCCACTTGCAGAAGCATGTTCATGAGATGAATATGTGGACGAGTTTACTACCGCACAGGACATTTTATTCCCTACTCTTGAGCCACGCCCCGGAAGAGCTCAAACCTCAGCCGAGATGCACCACATCGCCACCCTCCCTCACTCCTTTTCCTCCCCGGTCCTTTTGTTTACAGGAAGCAGCTGAAGCCAAAGCACCTCGCATCAAGTCTCACTCATCTTATCTATGTTTTCTTAGGTTCACCGTGTCCACGGCAACATTGTTCCTCCAGTCGCGGACGAAGGCATGAGAGCTCTTAGCCAGACTAAAGCAACAAAACAGTaaattttaaacattacagaACAGCATGTTGCCTGTAAACAAATTGCATTGTGACTGTTGATCTTCAATATTTTGGCTCAGATAAACAAACTGGACATGCATGAAAATTCCCACCAACTGCAGGAAGCCTCAGCCCTGCCATGTAAAGATAAAACCTGTCGCTAGTGGCAACAGCACAGAGATACAGTAGATCATGGTGACACTGCTGTCACTGTGGACATGATAAATATCACCCAAGTCTCTTCAAAGCAATTTAGGCAAAGCATCTTTGGATATTCTGATGCTGTCGGGTACAAAACATTATGCTAAATCTTTAGTGTTTAAATGTATTACCCCTCAGTGTGAAGGCTAGTACAAGCCTCTGCAACAAGACAAGTTTTAACCTGgtgaaaacattttgatcaACTCAAAAATGCCTGAATATTCTTCTTAGTTGAAATTTTGAAGTTGCAATTTTTTTCACCTGACCGCAGCAGTCTCTTTTATAATTTTCTCTCTGCCATTATTATTCTTAATTTTATTGTAAGGCCTCATGCACAAAGTTTCCTGTGgtggtgcaaatgttttatcaGGTTTTCCTTTTACTATACACAAATGTCTATTGCTGTACATATGTGTTGCTATTCAAATGGCCTCATTCTGTTAAATATACACTGTAAACACAAGGCACTGAAACACTGAGCAGACCTCTGTGCCTGGTACTTGTGACCCACATGATGCCAGATCATCCAaatacactttctttttttttaaaagacctgTGGTGCCAGTTTGTCTTTGTTAAGACCCCCGGTAACATCCAGGGGAACGTGACAACAACAAGTGAATTTCTTGACCCCAAACCTCAACAGAAACAGCCCCCTTCTCTATAgtcccagaaaaaaaaacataacttcaTCAAATGACTTGTGAAAATGTtaatctctgtgtgtgctgattgtattttaaacatgtatgaTGTGACAGTAAAGGGGAAAGAGGTCAgactttatatatacacatccaTGTATTGGAGGGAAATGAAAGCTTTGCCTGGTGTACTAATCCAGCACTAACGTCAGCGTAGTTACTGTAGCCAGGCAGCAGTTCCAGCTGTGGAAGTAGCTGTGTCTCAGCAGCACGACAGAGCCTGGATCCTGTATCCTGCACCAACGTGATGCCCAGTCTGCTTTAATGCACAGCCAGGGCCCCACTGCTGATTCAGGATCTCTCTCCAATGAGActggacaaacacacaacaacctTTGACTACTTGAAACAACTCTGACCAGAATggcatgaagaagaaaaacatttttcttaaaaaggtcAGAAACATCATGAATGCGGAGATGCAGATCTGACAGCGACACAGACATTTCCCTCCAACTGAACCTAATCAATGTTGTGTTGTTCATTAGAAAGTGGAAAGAAACTGTGTAGTAAGCAGTactgatttatttctttgttgtcgtgtgtgtttgtcattaAAATGCTTGAATGATTAAATTGGTCTTAGCGCGGTCAGGCCAACCTgaaaacaacagtgtttttgttcCCTCGCTaatctttctctgtgttgtgaGTCTATTGtgaaaacttttctttctttgcaggCATGCTCTGtgtgatgttttgtgttttgtttcactgtATGTGTCACTAAACTGCAGACAGGACCTTGGACAGAAAGGTACTGGAATAAAATGCTTGATTGTGTGTCTATTTGAGAGTCTGgactttgtctttgttttctttttacttctcaCTATATATACGTGAATGAGGCCATAGAAGGCTGAAGAATTCCtcggaagaaaaaaatgaggtAAGAGAAGGATGTGGATGCATAACGTCACTTTGGCAGAACGCCTGCACACACTTCACAAATATAATTATGTCCCTGTCTGCAGGACCATTTATGACTATAGTCAATTTGCAATTTAAGACATAAAGCAATgctataatacattttatgaaaGCACTATAAAACTAAAAGTAAAGCTGTACTTTCCTACAGGTCTCTAGTGATATAGAATAAAAGCTATATACAAGCTATCTGAAGATGTCACCATAAGCTCTAATAAGATaaatattttatagtattttctgacattttatatactaaaaagttaatcaattaatcaattaatcaagaaaatgatCAGCAGATTAACTGttaatgaaaatagtttttgcTGTCCCGATATTAAAGACAAATTTAAGCCGGACTGGAGGTATTGTAACAATATGAATTCAAGACGTTGCTATGTACAACACTGAggcattaataataaatatgtggATATCATAACTGCTACTAAGAGTACCTAATTCAAGTGTGATTATCAatgcaaaacattacattattcaactaaaacaccaaaaaacagGTCATTACTAATCTATTGTTGAGTCTATCAGGGACAGTTTCATCCAAAAAAGAATATATGAGGAATATAAAAAAGCCTTCTTTTACTTCgctccatggtcttggaataactctcaaaacttgctccatctaaaGGATCTAGTCCCATGAAATgattttaaggccatgttaaaatgccgtGTAATTCAAAAAGgcaactgccacatgtgacctgttcctttcctctatgtgtgattttgactatgctgtatttctgttttaattgtaactggtgtgccgtctcggccaggtctccctcggaaaagagatttcaatctcaagggacttcctggttaaataaaggttaaatgaaaaaaataaaaaaaataaaatataaagaaattcTACAATAGATTTTAAGCATACTTAAATCTATACAATACTTCTGGCAGGCTATCTAGATCAGGGGTTTCCTATCTGAGGGTCACAATATGATTTAAGGGATAAGAAGGACAAATATGTATGTTATTTCTGACTTTTCTCTAAATGTGTGATTATTTTCACGTGAGGTACTGGATACACTCACATCCTCTGGGCTCCTGAAAAatcatattcaaaataaaaaaaactaaaatcagtcTTTGGTCGAACTACTCACGAATCATGCTCTCATTACGGACTAAATCTCAAATTAGGGGTTACATTTTCGTTTTGTGGGGGGTCACATGCCAAAAAAAGGTTGGAAACTACTGATTTAGATCAGACTGAGATAAACGACTCAAAATGTCAactatggaaaacaacaacaatgccaCCACTGTGAGAGAAGCCTCATTACTTGCAGAGTAACACTTCAACTCTAAATCCAAGAGATGTAATTTACATGAGCAACTGGATACCTCATTGTGTGAGTTCAGGGTCATCTCAGCTCTCGGATGTACATGAGTTTACAGCCCTAACCACTCTGACCAGCGAGGTATGAGACATCGCGCTCCATCAGCACTCGCTGTTCAGTGAAGGTTGAGGGACACTGATGGGGGAGGAGTCCTTGCTCTGCTCCCAATGCCCTTGTCCCATTCAGGCACTCAACCTCACTGTGATGGAGGAGGAAACCTGCTGTTCTAGTTTCTGTCCAGCTCtaatacagacaaaaacaatcagCCGACTAGTCTCATGTTTTATCCATTGAAGCTGCATCTATCAGTACAGACAGGAATCAAGCAGGTGTCTCAACCTCAAATTAAAAGAGACTTTCCTCTAAGAGGTTTTAGTTATCCTGCATAAACGTGACACCATTAATATGAACTTTAGAGCTATACTTCAGCCAAGTGCATCCAGGAAATTCAAAAGGACAACATTGAAGATTAAGGGAATATAGGTCTACAGAAGCGGGTGTGATAGCAGGGGTATGTGAAGGTGAAAATTCACCTGACTCCTTTTCATCCCTAGCATTTCTATAATATGTCATTTTTCGGCATTATTTTCCATATATTGTGTGTACTGTTACCGGCGGTTTCACATCCTCCATTGAGGTCGTCAGATTATTACAGGTATGAACTAAGCAGAAGGCAGGGACTGGAAGGCTACTTGTACATACTGCTGTAAATCAACGGAGTCGCGAGGTATACCTGCAAACCGTGATGAGGTTTTTTCGCTCCACACCGAAGCTCCGAGCAGACGGCTTTTTCGAAGTCAGACCCATAGCCATTGCTGTGTGAATGCAGCCCGACTCCATCCAGCGGCGGCCCCGGGGCCTCTTCGGGATCCGTGTCCAGGCCAGGACCCCTCCCTCCGCGGGCCCTGTGTCCTACAAACACTCGCTGTCCTCTTCGAGTAGCCAcggatgctgctgctgctgctgctggaggaggaggatgacagAACAGCGAGGACCAGAGATGACTAAATGTATGAGTTCCGGTtagaactttcaaaataaaatgacccTCATTTATTTGCGTTTTACTGTGTTGGTGGTCGAATAACGatacttttattaaaatacctttatttccGGTTGTATTCAGCGAACGTCGTTCACTTGCTTGGCACATCTATGGCACAGCTGAGATAAGTGATGCCTTCGCGTACTTTTGTATACTCGTATTAAATTTCTTTCAGGCTAAATActtcttcttcaaaaaaaaaaagaagacatatttgttaatttttagtCTACCTATTTGCAAAAAGTTTTTGTCTGTTAGGAAATATCATATTCAAAAATATAGAATGAATAAAATCCCCGTTTTTGTCAATATGTGGGTTTGTTTAATGCATCTTAATCATTGTGACAGATCAAGCCTTTCTTCTGGTAAAAGTaaagcacatttttatattctgtaaaatcgttgtattttattttctattatagttcatttgtttatgtttattgcaCTAGCTTTGTATTACAATTCTAGAGCTGTTATGTATATGTAGGCTAGACCTTTACCTGATATCTCCTTGTTTTGCATAgttcaaaagtgtaaaaaattgttttaagaaGAGCATCCAGACATATTGTAGGCCTACATGGATAATGAATTGACTGATTAAAGAAAGTTGGTTTACAGAGAGGAACAATTTCAGAATCATTATATGATGTCATACCACACAGGCAGAAGAAACAAATACAGCAATAAACAGTAGCCTACTACCTATTATACTATTGCCATATTTCTGCGAGCAGTGAAGGCATCATAAAAAGTGTATTCTGTGGGGGgaagtacatttaaaaaggtttaatgtaataatataataataatatgttgaatatgatttttattttataaattatggACTGTGGTGATTGTCACCTTGACCAGCAGGAGACCACTAAGCAAGACTCCAAGACACTAGAGGGCGCTGTGGTGAAAGCGATTATTTATGCCTCAGAGAAGGCAAGATGGCGGAGTCTGAAGAGCCAAAAGCGGGTCCTTGCACTTTTCTGTTCAAAAAATCTACTAAGAAATTCTCCGGACGAAAGAGAAAAGCAAGCGACAGCGACAAAGGTAGTCATTTATCCTTTAGCTAATAATTTGTAGCATGAGAATCTTTTGGGCTAGGAATGCTGTGGTTTTGCCACCGGTCCTGCTTTGTCAAACACAAACTACGTTATCTTAACATTTACCTACGTTAACTGACAAgtgtttgtattcatttatttattaattaacaaTAACATTCACCTGATAAGAGCCAAACGAAGCGAAAAATTAGAGCAACTCAAAATTTTGGGCAAGTTGTTCAAATGTTCGTCACATactcaaaaaaaacaattccctCAATTTTGCTGCGTTCCGGCTCCCTCGGAATTTGGAAGGGTATGACATGTTTGCGCAGCCTGTAAAAAAAGTTAGAGCTGTCAATAACAGAACAACATTCCTACATCaagagaaaaaataagtttaactctttttttttcagatggcAACAGTGATGAGGACAAGAGCTCTGTGGTcagaaaaggaaagaaggacACTCGAGTCAACCCCATGATTCAAAGGGtacgataataataataataatactgtttCAAAATCCATTTTGAGTTTTATAGTAAGGCCTGACCCTGGTCTTGTCCCTGGTCTTATCCATGTTCAGACAAAGAAGGTGGAAAGAGATGACGAATCGTCCAGTGAAAATGAAGGCGACAGAAATGAGGAGAAGAAGATCACTGTTGCATATAAGTCCACACGGTCAGCAGTAAGTTGAGGCATTTTTTCTCTTATTGCATTTTGTAAGAGTGGCAGGAACGATACAGTTTAAATCCCCCTACCAGGAAAAGTATATGAGAACCAGCAACTGTGTTAAGGTGCCAATGAGTGAGGTAAGTAACCTCCCAGCTACTCCCAGGAAAGCTGCTCAGCGGCTGAAAAAGTGGTGTTCTCCATCCGCATCCGTGTTTGTCTGAGTTCTGATAAGTTAACTTAAACGATTGATTTAGTCCATCCACAGTCAACTTAGTTGTTTTTGTGAAGCCCCAATCTCTTGGCTTGATGGAAATACTGTACAAATCTTTTCTTCACTCCGCTATTCTCTTAATCTTACCCCAAAAAAGAAACCAGAGGGACCTGAGGACATGGGTGCAACTGCTACATATGAGctggacacagagagagacaacgaCGCTCAGGCGATCTTTGAGAGGAGTCAGAAAATCCAGGAGGTAACATGATCATTTTTATTCTTAGTGgcacattttttgcaaaaagcTACATATACATCTAtattaattgtgtgtgtgtgtgtgtgtgtgtgtgtgtgtgtgtgtgtgtgtgtgtgtgtgtgtgtgtgtgtgtgtgtgtgtgtcctactgAATGGATAATCCTTTTTGTACACCTTCAACAGGAGCTGACGGGTAAAGAGGACGACAAAATCTACCGCGGCATCAATAACTACCAAAAATTCATCAAGCCCAAAGATACCACAATGGGTAATGCCTCCTCTGGCATGGTCAGGTATGTACAAAGGCTAGACATTTTCACCACATGCTTTCATAATACGCTCTTCATCCCCTATGAATGCTAATGTGTAATCAATTGTCACTGCATATCATTTTTGAACAGGAAAGGACCAATCCGAGCTCCTGAACACCTGAGAGCCACAGTCAGGTGGGACTACCAGCCAGACATCTGCAAAGACTATAAGGAGACGGGTTTTTGCGGTTTTGGAGGTGGGTATGAGATTTGTACCAATAAATCATAAAAGCCATATGTTGAATAACAAAGTCTTTTACATATTGACAATTTAATGTAGTCTTTTTCATGTTCTTCTCTCCTGCTATTAGACAGCTGCAAGTTTCTCCACGACAGATCAGACTACAAACATGGCTGGCAGATAGAGCGGGAACTGGAAGAGGGCAGATATGGAGCCAATGGTGAGTTCAGTGGGGGGATTTTACATCATTTGTTTGTGCCTGCTGCATCAGCATTTCCTGAACAATACTGTGCTTTCGTCTAGATGAGGAGAACTACGAGGTGAGCAGTGACGATGAGGATTTGCCCTTTAAATGCTTCATCTGCAGGGAGTCATTTAAGAATCCCATCATCACAAAGTGAGCCtcatttcctcttcttcttgacTGTGCAGAACCTTGTTTATTACCGCCCGCAATCTGTTAACCAGTTAAATATCTCCCAGGTGTAAGCACTACTTTTGCGAGGTCTGTGCTCTTCAGCATTACCGCAAGTCCAAGCGTTGCTATGTCTGCAACACTCAAACCAACGGTGTATTCAACCCTGCGAAAGGTAAGTACTGTAGATGCTAAACTACTAGAAATTCATATGACTGCAACTCAATGATTGCCTTCAATCTATTACTTTCCTGTTATTCCAGAGTTGATGGCCAAGATGGAAAAACGCAATGCAGCACTAGACCAGCCACCATCAGATGAGGAAGATTAGAAACATCTGAAATATTGCCCTTATGTGTTTGTCAGTGtaaattttgaataaaaatacttttttttttttttagacaactgCCTCACTGTGTGGTACCATCAAGTTAAAATATTAACGTGAACAATGTTTATTGTTAAAAGTCAAGTTTGACATTTGCAACAATTTGCTTTGCCCTCACTTTCAAATGTACatgcagacaaaacaagcaccATTGTAACGTTCACTTCTGACATAAGTAACACACCCAGAGTAAGTTCAAGGAAATACAAACTGCTATGCGCTGAAGGATAAACTAAACTGATGTTATGCTTAACCTCTGTGACAAAAGTGATGTGTAAAGCATGAGATGTAGTTTACACTGTAACACAAGCAGAGAGAGCTAAGTGTGTACATGCTGTTCATTTAGTTGACCCTTGGGACAAAGTCGAAACCTTCCATCTGGTGTAGAGCGGGGCTGAGTGGGCTGTGAGGTCCGGTGTGCACCCTTACTGTGGTCTCGCTAAGCAGATGGGCCACATCAAGTGGACTGTGAATATTTACTACCAACTTAAACATTTGAGAAACTTTTGGGTCTTGGCTCCATCTACTACCATAGATTGTCCTCTGTAACCTCAGTAACATCATGAGGAGTCCTGTTGTGttttagattgtgtgtgttagagagaaaGGTCATCAGAGCAGTGCTGATGCCAAGAGTCTGTTTATATGTAGAGACAAAAGTTTGTGAGGAATTAAAACCTGAAGATGGCTACTGGCTTTTAACCTCTGTCTGAGAACAGCAACTCCTTTTAGTTtgtgatttaaattatttacaaGCGGACCGGTACGAAAACAAATCTTGTCCAGTATGCTCAGAAAGTTTTTCACCAGAATACCATGAGCGACTCCCCACCTAGTCCTCCACTGTCAGAAGTCCCAGTCGTCAACCTCCAGGTGGCTGAGACCAGACTCCAGACTGGCCAGTCCAGAGGGAGAGTCCTGCAGCTGGGAGATCTCCAAGCTGGTGATAACAGACACAGGCCGCAACAGCTCAGGCAGCGCCTCGGAAGGCCGGCGTTTGATCTGGGACGGTGAAGAAATAACATTTTGGAGGATAATCATTAAATATTACCTTTTTTAATGTCaccatacagtaaatgtacaaTAACAAAATCTCTCTGTTCTATAAAACcacaaagttgtttttaccAGAAGTATATTAAGTTACAGGAAACATCCAGAGCTAATTGTATTGGGTTTTAGCTGCTCAGATAAAAGGTTTGTTATACATTGCTAACCACTGGCACATATCCCTCTCCTTCTGCCATCAATTTTGCAAGGCCACTGTCGCTGCCTCTCAGGCTTAGCGACCCCCAAgacgtttgtgattggtttaaagtaatacAAACAACCCCCCTGCAatcccagaatagataagcagtgtagccagaccatGCTCCAGTGCTGACACGACGCTGGAGATAAGtatggcaatgcaagactataccagtggtaaaaaaaataaaaaataaagtgccaTGGTAACACATACTAAAATAGTAGGAAAAGCAGTAGTTTTCAGGAGTGATAATGTTAGGATTAACCTGGTATTGTACACACCTGTTTGAAGAAGGGATGGCCAATGAGAGTGGTGGCAGATGGtctgaaaaggaaaacaaagggaaaagaGTTAGTGCCTTGAACCGTAATTCTACATGTTCTTCGCTATATTTAAACATGTAGGAAGAGATAGGCCAACCTCTTTTCTGGCTCTCGCTGTAGACATAGCTCGACAAAGGCGTGGAAGTGCGGGGAGAACGTCCGGTTGTAGGGGTGTCCCCCTGACGATGAGGAGGGCTCTCCGTTGGAGTGGCGACCACCACCAGCTCCTGGACACTCGCAG includes these proteins:
- the rnf113a gene encoding E3 ubiquitin-protein ligase RNF113A is translated as MAESEEPKAGPCTFLFKKSTKKFSGRKRKASDSDKDGNSDEDKSSVVRKGKKDTRVNPMIQRTKKVERDDESSSENEGDRNEEKKITVAYKSTRSAKPEGPEDMGATATYELDTERDNDAQAIFERSQKIQEELTGKEDDKIYRGINNYQKFIKPKDTTMGNASSGMVRKGPIRAPEHLRATVRWDYQPDICKDYKETGFCGFGDSCKFLHDRSDYKHGWQIERELEEGRYGANDEENYEVSSDDEDLPFKCFICRESFKNPIITKCKHYFCEVCALQHYRKSKRCYVCNTQTNGVFNPAKELMAKMEKRNAALDQPPSDEED